The Brassica napus cultivar Da-Ae chromosome C7, Da-Ae, whole genome shotgun sequence genomic interval TCTTCTTAGATAAGATGGTTGCGGAATGCATGGAACATCTTTGGAGAGAGAAGCAGTAGGAAGGCTAGAACCGAACCGAAGAACATCTTCATTATGTAACCGAAAGCGTCTGATGACTCGCTATCTTCTGAGACACCAGCACTTGGGTTCACCATTGCTTCCGCTGAAGGAAGCGACTCTATCACTGCATCAGCCAAGTCGGTGATGAAGGATGGCGTCAGACCTAGCGCCGGGACACGCCCCCAGTTCTCTATCCCTGACTCCAAAGCTAGCTCCCTGTACTCCATGTCTATCTCTTCAAGCGTCTCAATGTGCTCACTCACAAAACTGTAATTCAAAGACGAGAAATAAAGTGAGAAGGCAGATAAACATAGAACCAAAAGAGACAGCTTCTATGGagattataatatgttttgttaCCTGACTGGAACGGCTAGTAGACTCTTGACACCATGCTTACCAAGGTCGACAAGAACCTCATCAGTGTATGGCTTCAGCCATTGAACAGGCCCAACACGACTCTGGCAAAGATCAATTACAGGGCTTGAGATAAAGAGGTAATGTACAAGCAGCTTATCTAACAGATGACAATGACCAAACCTGGTAAGCCAAGATATGGTTGTTTTGAACCCCTCTGGATTTTAGCTCTTCCATTATCAAGTCAATGCACTCTTCCATCTGTTTCTGGTATGGATCTCCAGAGTTCTCTACATAGCTAACTGGAACACCATGGGCACTGAAGAACACCATAACCTAAATCATACAGACAAGGacaccaattaaaaaaaatagttcagACTATAAATGTAAAACCAACCAGGATAAATAAACTGCACCTCCTTAGGATCAGAGAAAGTTTGAAGCTCCTTCTGAATGAGGTCAGCCATGGAATTGACATAGCCTCTTCTCTGGTACCAGGACTCTATAATAGCAACCGGCACTCTAGCTAGGTATGGATCTTTCCTGAAAGATGATACTTTCATGTTAAGGGGCCGCTCATGCAACTAAAACAATATGCTTTTATGGATTACACAAACCTGAATAAGTCTTGGAGAACGCGGACGCTTGAGCCAGTCGTGGAGATAGAATACTGAGGGTACAACGGTAGTACAACAAGTCTTGTAATCTTATCCTTCTTAATCTGGTTATAAAATGTAACCAACTCGTTatgataaaaaataacaaagacATAGACATAAGTAACTCCATATAAAATGTGAAAATCACCTGCTGAACAGCCTCCTCAGTGAAGGGAAACCAATACCGCATCCCAACATAGACATCAGCAGAAACGTTCTTAGCTTGCAACGCCAACCGAATAGCATCAGCTTGCTCATCAGTAATCTTACGCAAAGGAGAGCCACCACCAATAGCAGCATACCCTTCTTTCGACTTCGGAGCGCGAACCACAGATATGAACTTTGCTATAGCCCCTTGGAGAAACTGAAACGGTCTAGGAAGCCGTATAATATCCtgcaacacaaacaaacaaacaaaccacatttcatcaaaaaaaccaACACTCCAAAACAACTCCAAAAACTCAAAAAGCCTATAGATGATTCTCACCGGGTCTGCAAACAGATTATACAAGAAAGGCTGCACGTCGTTAAGCGTCTCGGGCCCACCTAGGTTCAAAAGCAAGACACCGATCTTATCCTCAGCAACGTTAGAACGGCTAGTGTCATCGTAAGAGAGGTCTCCAGCTACAGGATGATGCGCTTGCTCGAACACGTTCGTCTTGAAACTCAACCCACGGTGGT includes:
- the LOC106348754 gene encoding ferrochelatase-1, chloroplastic/mitochondrial, whose amino-acid sequence is MEATALSSGLRPLPNPNGYRLPRSCSQRKSLPLARFHSKETPFKKPQGSLAITHHRGLSFKTNVFEQAHHPVAGDLSYDDTSRSNVAEDKIGVLLLNLGGPETLNDVQPFLYNLFADPDIIRLPRPFQFLQGAIAKFISVVRAPKSKEGYAAIGGGSPLRKITDEQADAIRLALQAKNVSADVYVGMRYWFPFTEEAVQQIKKDKITRLVVLPLYPQYSISTTGSSVRVLQDLFRKDPYLARVPVAIIESWYQRRGYVNSMADLIQKELQTFSDPKEVMVFFSAHGVPVSYVENSGDPYQKQMEECIDLIMEELKSRGVQNNHILAYQSRVGPVQWLKPYTDEVLVDLGKHGVKSLLAVPVSFVSEHIETLEEIDMEYRELALESGIENWGRVPALGLTPSFITDLADAVIESLPSAEAMVNPSAGVSEDSESSDAFGYIMKMFFGSVLAFLLLLSPKMFHAFRNHLI